One Xyrauchen texanus isolate HMW12.3.18 chromosome 2, RBS_HiC_50CHRs, whole genome shotgun sequence genomic window carries:
- the LOC127661498 gene encoding succinate dehydrogenase assembly factor 2, mitochondrial has translation MLSATIARKVVSSICRASLRPTVGTVISRGYRGDAPEPTMIEIPLPPWQERAGESLEIKKKRLLYESRKRGMLENCILLSLFAKQYLNTMSEVQLRQYDRLINEPSNDWDIYYWATEAQPTPDLYQGEVMNMLKEFAKNKDMEQRLDAPNLEYLDKSS, from the exons ATGCTTTCAGCAACTATCGCAAGAAAG GTTGTAAGTTCTATTTGCCGGGCATCACTGCGGCCAACTGTTGGTACAGTGATTTCTCGAGGTTACCGTGGTGATGCCCCAGAACCAACCATGATTGAGATCCCTCTGCCCCCGTGGCAGGAGAGGGCGGGTGAGTCCCTGGAGATCAAAAAGAAGAGACTCCTATATGAGAGTCGCAAAAGAGGCATGCTGGAGAACTGTATCCTTCTTAG ccTTTTTGCAAAGCAGTACCTAAACACAATGAGTGAAGTTCAGCTCAGACAATACGACAGACTCATCAATGAACCAAGCAATGATTGGGACATTTACTACTGGGCAACAG AGGCTCAGCCAACACCTGACTTGTACCAGGGTGAGGTGATGAACATGCTCAAAGAGTTCGCCAAGAACAAGGACATGGAACAGCGTCTAGATGCTCCCAATCTGGAATACCTGGACAAGAGCAGTTAA
- the LOC127618679 gene encoding L-rhamnose-binding lectin CSL2-like gives MYRRLLHNNMLFNMLQRELNLITLLVLLCQHGVKAVEIHTCEGETASPTCAQGTIKVLAANFGRTNTTACSTGWSVTQLSNIQCTKDISVSLASQCDGNQNCSIIVNTAVFGDPCPGIYKYMNVSYTCVLPAEVDDPICEVNTAGLYCEKICQNKLRTISCEEGRTISVQKANYGKRDFLICPHSDFNATSSKCNSPQTKVLHLWCKGKRHCNLYASSLLFLDQCPHIYKYLEVSYSCV, from the exons ATGTATCGAAGGCTACTGCATAACAATATGCTATTCAATATGCTACAACGAGAGCTAAACTTGATTACCT TGCTGGTGCTACTATGCCAACATG GTGTCAAAGCAGTGGAAATCCATACCTGTGAGGGAGAGACTGCCAGCCCCACCTGTG CACAGGGAACCATTAAAGTGCTTGCAGCCAATTTTGGGCGCACAAACACGACAGCCTGCTCCACTGGATGGTCAGTTACACAGCTCTCAAACATTCAGTGCACCAAGGACATTTCCGTCAGTCTGGCCAGCCA GTGTGATGGAAATCAGAACTGTTCCATTATTGTGAACACTGCAGTTTTTGGTGACCCTTGTCCAggaatttacaaatatatgaatgtgTCTTACACTTGTGTCCTACCAG CTGAAGTTGACGACCCTATCTGTGAAGTAAATACTGCCGGCCTCTACTGTG AGAAAATCTGTCAAAATAAGCTAAGGACCATTAGCTGTG AAGAGGGACGCACAATTAGCGTTCAAAAAGCTAATTATGGGAAGAGAGATTTTTTGATTTGCCCGCACTCCGATTTTAATGCCACATCTTCCAAATGCAACTCCCCTCAGACCAAGGTTCTCCATCTTTG GTGTAAAGGAAAACGTCACTGCAACCTATATGCTTCAAGTTTACTTTTCCTTGATCAGTGTCCTCACATCTACAAATATTTGGAGGTGTCATACAGTTGTGTATGA